One window from the genome of Paramisgurnus dabryanus chromosome 24, PD_genome_1.1, whole genome shotgun sequence encodes:
- the LOC135741269 gene encoding putative C-type lectin domain family 20 member A: MERLIHVLLILAGLHSPFTHSIPRGYLLIQEQKTWYEAQAYCRENHIDLATVESSEDQAELLAIDPALTSAPWIGLYNDINSWRWSNKDESITYENWLPGEPNNYDGKETCGFMEAGTWQDVYCYIGNYVFFCYNEDQIGPNRFVLISDVWRNWYDAQSYCRQHHTDLATIQNSTENNLLKQMMGSYGRAWIGLYRDWWKWSDGTNVNNYPIPWRSGEPNLVGLNPSCGVERPGAVITDEICSDTFPFICMHFSRKQILRVEVKSGQNLNNPAVMETIIQWMTQKLKDYGIEKDTKLTWKVQSDGNVFTPKVERENVQQRCLSFYF, encoded by the exons ATGGAAAGACTGATTCATGTTCTGCTGATCTTAG CAGGACTCCACAGTCCGTTTACCCACAGCATCCCGCGTGGGTACCTTCTCATCCAGGAGCAGAAGACCTGGTACGAGGCGCAAGCTTACTGCAGAGAGAATCACATTGATCTGGCCACTGTTGAAAGCAGTGAAGACCAGGCAGAACTACTAGCAATTGATCCAGCATTGACTTCAGCACCCTGGATTGGACTCTACAATGACATCAATAGCTGGCGGTGGTCTAATAAAGACGAGAGCATTACATATGAGAACTGGCTTCCGGGTGAACCGAACAACTATGATGGAAAAGAGACATGTGGGTTTATGGAAGCTGGCACTTGGCAGGATGTCTATTGTTATATAGgaaattatgtgtttttttgttacaATG AGGACCAAATCGGACCAAACCGGTTTGTTCTTATCAGTGATGTCTGGAGGAACTGGTATGATGCTCAGAGTTACTGCCGACAGCATCACACAGACCTGGCCACCATTCAGAATTCAACTGAGAACAACCTGCTGAAGCAAATGATGGGAAGTTATGGGAGAGCGTGGATTGGTCTGTACCGAGACTGGTGGAAGTGGTCAGATGGGACAAATGTCAACAACTACCCCATTCCCTGGAGGAGTGGAGAACCTAACTTAGTTGGGTTGAACCCATCTTGTGGAGTTGAACGTCCTGGTGCTGTGATAACTGATGAGATCTGCTCAGACACCTTTCCTTTTATCtgcatgcact TTTCTAGGAAACAGATTTTGAGAGTGGAAGTGAAATCTGGTCAAAATCTAAATAATCCTGCAGTGATGGAGACCATCATACAGTGG ATGACGCAGAAACTGAAGGATTATGGGATAGAGAAGGACACAAAACTGACGTGGAAAGTTCAGTCGGATGGAAATGTTTTTACACCAAAAGTTGAGCGTGAAAATGTTCAGCAACGCTGCTTAAgcttttatttttag
- the LOC135741186 gene encoding uncharacterized protein, whose translation MMEIKEETEELNEVEERQQEPHDVISEEEYPDCLQISTKERGTNHSVSSQETLSTRNGHHSIDKSTNNKERCHTCQQCGKSYAFRCSLVAHLKTHTGERPYKCTHCEKSFVCARRLTFHLRIHTGEKPFTCTQCGKSFSQKGNLMSHEKIHTKEKPHTCPQCKLSFTLKGHLESHVRIHTGERPYTCLQCGKSFAQKATLMSHVRIHTEEKPYICLQCGKSFAIKSSLTHHAVIHTGEKPHTCPQCGKRFTLKAHLESHIRIHTGEKPFICHQCGKSFAQKATLMTHVRIHTEERPYTCPQCGKSFTQKSHLKNHILIHIGI comes from the coding sequence ATGATGGAGATAAAAGAGGAAACTGAGGAACTGAATGAAGTGGAGGAGAGACAGCAGGAACCTCATGATGTCATTAGTGAAGAGGAATATCCTGATTGTTTACAAATATCAACTAAAGAAAGAGGAACCAATCATTCAGTCAGTTCCCaagaaactctttccacaagAAACGGACACCATAGCATTGACAAGAGCACTAACAATAAAGAGAGATGTCACACGTGCCagcagtgtggaaagagttatGCATTTAGGTGTTCCCTTGTGGCACACTTGAAAACTCACACTGGGGAGCGGCCGTACAAATGCACTCATTGTGAAAAGAGTTTTGTATGTGCAAGAAGACTTACGTTTCATCTaaggattcacactggagagaaacctttcacCTGCactcagtgtggaaagagtttttcaCAAAAAGGAAACCTTATGTCTCACGAAAAAATTCACACCAAAGAAAAGCCGCACACCTGCCCTCAGTGTAAATTGAGTTTCACACTGAAAGGTCATCTTGAGAGTCAcgtgagaattcacactggtgAGAGACCTTACACGTgtcttcagtgtggaaagagttttgcaCAAAAAGCAACCCTTATGTCTCATGTAAGGATTCACACTGAAGAGAAACCTTACATCTGCCTTCAGTGTGGGAAGAGTTTTGCAATTAAATCATCCCTGACGCATCATGCAGTGATTCACACCGGAGAAAAACCACACACCTGccctcagtgtggaaagagaTTCACACTTAAAGCTCATCTTGAGAGTCACATAAGAATTCACACTGGGGAGAAACCTTTCATTTGCCATCAGTGTGGGAAGAGTTTTGCACAAAAAGCAACCCTTATGACTCATGTTAGGATTCACACTGAAGAGAGACCTTACACCTGCCctcaatgtggaaagagtttcacacAGAAAAGTCATCTTAAGAATCACATATTAATTCACATTGGTATATAA